A single window of Dermacentor albipictus isolate Rhodes 1998 colony chromosome 1, USDA_Dalb.pri_finalv2, whole genome shotgun sequence DNA harbors:
- the LOC135901781 gene encoding tigger transposable element-derived protein 6-like, translating to MGIIHEFKVCYRRRVIQRLLIAIDAAMPVRISLLAAVDMLKAAWMELTVECIENCFRKAGFMGPGTEDAIDHPPEGRSHEDLWQRVVDTQLAGPDVAWDDFVSADDDADIAEPCTDEAIVREVRALPDCPENDEDDDEDAALPPVAVNASTAIGYIASLKELVCSRGLGDEHITALEKLETAVMRSALKKQTCITDFFQK from the coding sequence ATGGGCATCATTCATGAGTTCAAGGTGTGCTACCGGCGGCGCGTCATCCAACGCTTGTTGATCGCGATTGATGCTGCCATGCCAGTTCGCATCAGCTTGCTTGCCGCCGTGGACATGTTGAAAGCGGCGTGGATGGAACTCACTGTGGAGTGCATAGAAAATTGCTTCCGCAAGGCGGGTTTTATGGGCCCAGGCACCGAGGACGCCATAGATCACCCACCGGAAGGCCGGTCGCACGAGGACTTGTGGCAACGCGTCGTTGACACGCAGCTGGCCGGACCTGACGTTGCCTGGGACGATTTCGTTTCTGCTGATGACGACGCCGACATTGCGGAGCCATGCACTGACGAAGCTATTGTGCGTGAAGTGCGAGCCCTTCCTGACTGCCCAGAGAACGACGAGGACGATGACGAGGATGCTGCTCTACCGCCGGTTGCCGTGAACGCTTCAACCGCGATCGGTTACATCGCGTCGCTTAAGGAACTCGTGTGCAGCAGAGGCCTTGGCGATGAACATATTACCGCGCTGGAAAAATTAGAAACGGCAGTGATGCGATCAGCTTTGAAGAAGCAGACATGCATCACGgacttttttcaaaaataa